In a single window of the Paramisgurnus dabryanus chromosome 23, PD_genome_1.1, whole genome shotgun sequence genome:
- the gramd2ab gene encoding GRAM domain-containing protein 2A, with amino-acid sequence MTTLIDQGDDMGLVTPIDLTDPQKEDETQCPDHFRQSLMLQLIDDLSYEDVKKCYRGSTVSKYNSQYHKLFSAVPKEEILMKVYSCALLRDILLQGRLYISRNWLCFYANLFGKDIKVAIPVVSVRLVKKHKTAGLVPNGLAITTDTSQKYVFVSLLSRDSVYDVLRRICTHLQVNGKKSLSLKQFLEEPGSLSTDEFPLTTEFTPVLKWRRKPSVPSVSASLPDLLGNSTSSLSVDAAYSTETPLEERRLEAEKILLSEPVQDLSHMEYHLLKFFILLIILLIFSSCYLAFRVCSLEQQLSFLNTQPSMSMKER; translated from the exons ATGACAACGCTCATCGATCAGGGAGATGATATGGGCCTGGTCACACCAATCGACCTGACGGACCCCCAAAAGGAGGATGAGACGCAATGCCCCGACCACTTCAGACAGAGTCTAAT gCTCCAGCTCATAGACGATCTGTCTTATGAAGATGTTAAGAAATGCTACAGAGGTTCA ACCGTCAGCAAATACAACTCCCAGTATCATAAACTCTTCTCAGCCGTTCCTAAAGAAGAGATCCTCATGAAGG TATACTCCTGTGCTCTTCTACGGGATATTTTACTTCAGGGGAGACTTTACATCTCTCGAAACTGGCTGTGTTTTTATGCCAACCTGTTCGGTAAAGACATCAAG GTGGCGATACCGGTGGTCTCTGTGAGATTAGTAAAGAAACACAAGACAGCCGGACTGGTGCCTAACGGACTCGCCATCACTACTGACACCAGTCAGAAG TATGTGTTTGTATCTCTGCTGTCACGGGACAGTGTGTATGATGTGCTCAGAAGAATCTGCACACACTTACAG GTGAATGGAAAAAAGAGTTTAAGTTTAAAACAGTTTCTGGAGGAGCCTGGTTCTTTGTCAACG GATGAGTTTCCACTGACTACTGAATTTACACCAGTGTTAAAATGGCGCAGAAAACCATCAGTACCATCGGTGTCAGCGTCTCTGCCCGACCTGTTGGGAAACTCCACCAGCAGTCTGAGTGTAGACGCAGCTTACAGCACTGAGACTCCACTGGAGg AGAGACGTCTGGAGGCTGAGAAGATTCTGCTGTCAGAACCGGTTCAGGATTTGAGTCATATGGAGTATCATCTACTCAAGTTCTTCATACTGCT CATCATTCTGCTGATCTTCTCTTCATGTTATCTGGCGTTTCGTGTGTGTAGTCTGGAACAACAACTTTCATTTCTCAACACACAACCTTCAATGTCTATGAAAGAGAG